In the genome of Candidatus Eisenbacteria bacterium, the window AAAAGTAAGAGTCAGCAAACCGGATCCGGGTCCGAGGACCAACTCCGCAATCGAGTGGTCGACAGCCGCACGGTAAGCGACCCGCGCGATCTTGTAGGGAAACATGATGGGCACATCGCACATATCCTGACCTTGCAGCCGGGTGCATCCTGCCGAATCAGACCCTCCGACCGGGAGAAAGGCCCAACACCCCCCCGGCGAGAAGAACTGCGTGCTCTCCAACGTCAAGGCTCCGTCCGGGTCGCATGAGAAGATCTCGAACACCCAGCAGCCGGAGCCGTAAGGACCGAAGATCCAGAGGTCGGCCGTGAACGTGTCCCCGACGGCTGTCACGAGGAAGTCCGGCTGCGGATCGCCGACGACGCCGTTCAGGTCCGCCTCGACAGAAAACTGAGCGAAGCCCCCCGCCGCGAGAAGCAACACGGCGAGAGCCGCCGCTCCCATCCTCGCCATCTCGTCCCCCTTTCTCCTTCCCGGGGTTCCGCCCCCGCGCGATCGGACGGCCGAAATCCCCGCTTCCGAAATCCCTTCGCGCGGGTTGTCTCGCGGATGCTTCAGGCGAAAGCCACTCTAGCATGAAGCGGATCTTTCGTCCACGTCGTATTGAGGCGTGTTTGGGGGATATCCTGCCGATTTCTGAGCGATTCGTGGGTCTTCCCGATCGCGGGCCGGGCGAAATAGGTGGAGTGCGGGCCTGCGGAAGGAAGTACATTCTTGCGGGACTCCCGGACATTGTCCGTGTATGATTTAGACCTGAAAGGAGAATCCGCGATGCGCGCTCGAGTTCCCCTTGTCGTTCTCATGCTCTGCGTGGCCCATGTCCTATTGAGTGTCGGTTGCGCGAAGGCCGCGGAAGGCTCCGGCTCGCTCTCGGACATCCCGCGTCTCATCGAGAGACTCGGCGACGCCAACTCCGGCATCCGCATGAGCGCCGCCCGCGATCTCGCGGAACTCGGAAGCGCCGCGGTTCCCGCGCTCGCAGAGGCTCTGACAGACCCCGATTCGCTCCGGCGCCGGGGGGCGATCGGCGCGATTGGGCGCATCGGACCAGCGGCGAGTTCGGCACTCCCGGCACTCCGAGCGATCTCTCTCTCCAGCGTCCCCTACGAGCAGGGATGGGCTTTGGAAGCCATGGGGGCGATCGGGAAGGACGCCGTCCCTTTATTGATCGAGCTTCTCGACGCCGACGATCCGCTGGTGCGGAGGTTGGCCGCGCATGCCCTCGGCGCGATCGGCCCGGAAGCGGCGAACGCCATTCCGGCGCTGATCCGTCGATGGCGAGAAGAGCCGGAAGCCATCGCCAAGGCCCTCCGCATGATCGGACAGCCCGCCGTCCCCGACCTCGCTCACGCTCTCTCGAATGACGAAGCGAGGGTCCGCGAAGCATCGGCCTCCGCCCTTGCTCATTCACAGGTCGACATCCGGGAGGCGATCCCCGCGCTGATCCGAGCCCTTGCGGATCCGGAGAAGAAGGTCCGGGCCGATGCGAGTTACGCGTTGGGGCAGACCGGCGACGAAGGGCTGCCGGCGATTCGATCGGCCCTCGAAGACTCGAGTGCGAGTATCCGGGCCGGGGCCGCGCGCGCCCTCGGCGGTTTCGCGGGGTCTCCGGAAGAGGTGTTGGGACCTCTGAGAAGGGCGCTCGCGGACAGCGCTGCGACGGTGAGGCTCGGCGTGCTTCAGGCATTCACGACTCTCGCGATCTCTGGAGCGGACATCCGCGTCGCCCCCGAGGCAATCGCCGCATCCTCGGATTCGGATCCGGAGGTCCGGGCTTTCGCGGCCCAAGAACTCTGGAGGTACTGTGAGGAGGACGACGGCGTTCTGGGCGCGCTCGAGGAGCTGCTCCGGGATCCCGAGGTCGCCGTCCGCCGAGGAGCGATCCAGTCGATTCGCCTGTGTGCGAGAACCCGGCCCCGCGAGTCATTCCCCTTGATGGAACAAGCGGCCCGCGACAGCTCTTGGATGGTCTGGGGAGAGGCCTATCATGCAATCGGAATGGTGACGCGTTCGGATGATCGTGCGCTCGCGTTTCTCATCGACCGGTTGCGCGACGAGAACCCGTTCGTACGAATCAACGCGGCACGGGGCCTCGCGCGGGCAGGACCTGGGGCCGCCGTGGCGATTCCCGCGCTTCTCGCGGCCACGACGGACGAGAACGAGCAGGTTCGCTCCTCGTCACTCGAGGCGATCGGCAAAATCGGTGGCGACCCCGAGAGAGTCCTCCCCGTTCTCTTGCGATCGTTGGAAGAGGAGGGGAGCGTCGGCTGGGAGGCGGCCCGTGCTCTCGCCGCCTACGGTCCGGCGGCGGCGGAAGCGGTCCCGACTCTCGTCGAACGAATCGGCGGGAGGGAGAGTCCGGATGCGTACAGGTCCGCGCTCATCGCGATCGGCCCCCCCGCGGTTCCCGCGTTGACCGAGATGCTCACGGCGGGCACGGCGGAGACCCGCACCGGGGCGGCGCAGGTGCTTGCGCGAATCGGTCCACCGGCAACCGCGCCTGCGGTCCCGGCCTTGATTCTCTGTCTGAGCAACGACGATGAGCCGCTCCGGAGGATGGCAACGGAAGCTCTGAGAACGATCGGTCCGGCCGCGATCGAGGCCGTTCCGACACTCGTCGCGCGGTTCCTTCACGAGCAAAACCCCAACGCCCGCCCCACCCTCATGGCGGCTCTCGCATCGATTCGCCCGAGCGACGAAGCTCTGCTTCCCTTCTTCCTCTCATGCATTCGGGACGACGATTCGGGAGTCTCGCAACAAGCCGCCGTCGCCCTCGCGGCGTTCGGCTCCCGTGCCGTGCCCGCGCTCACGGAGCTTCTTAGGGACGATGTCGATCGGGTCAGGATGCGGGCCTGCTCGGCGCTTGCCGGAATCGGCACAGAGGCATCGCCTGCTGTGCCCCGGCTGATCGAGCGCCTGGAGGACAGGGATCACTCCGTTCGCCGGAATGCGGCATGGGCCCTCGGCGCGATCGGACCCGCGGCGTCCTCCGCGCTCCCGGCCCTCACGGAAGCCCTGACCGACGAGAACCTGCAAGTGAGGGAAGGCGCAGCTGCGGCAATCGAGAGAATTCACGGGACCGAGTAGCGGGTCCGAAAGGCCTGGGAACCGCTGAGGGCTTGCGAGCGTCATCCCCTGTTTCCGCTCTCAGGAAGACCGCCGAACGTCCGAAGGACGCGGCACCACGTCCCCCCGCCCGTCGGTTCCTGGAAACCTGCTCAGAGCGCAATCGCACCATGGGGCACATCGTCAGTCTGGCTGAGCTTCGTGGATGAAGGGTTAACCTCAATCCGACAGAAACACGTTCGGTGCTTTCTCGGCCGGAGCCCGGGGCAAGGGGGACAAACGAGGACAGTCACCCGTTATCGTCACGTGTTGCCCAATTGCCCAAGCAGTACGCGGCTGTCGCCGCCTCCGATTCTAACGTCTGGTTCCCGCCGTCCGACGACGGAACAGCGACGAAGGCGGCAGGTGTTTACAGCCTAGAACTGCTTCTCGTACCTTTTCGGATCGAACGGCTCTTTCTTCTTCTCGATCCAATAGGTGGACGCGTCGGGATCGAACTTGCGGTTCAAGAGATCCTCCCCGAAGAGCCGGAGCAGAAGACCGATCGGCGTGAAGACGAGATAGAAGATCAGGATGAGGATGAGCCGCGTGTTGAACCAACCGACCGCATGCCCGAACTTCTGCATGAGCCAGTAGGCCGGACGCACGGCCGGCGGGAAGAAGACCGACGCGAGGAGCCCGTAGGCGGAGATCGCGTAGAAGACCGCCGCCGCCGTCCGGTGGTCCCTCCAAAGCCAGAGAGAACCCGCTGCCGCCGTCACGACGACGAGCGCGATCCCGAACCTTCGAAGCTCCTTCCGTTCCGGTCGAACCGCCATGCGATCCTCAGTCGAGCTCGAACTCCCTCTGCCAGTCCTTGTCCTCTTCGAGCGGCTTCTGCTCCTTCTTGTCGAGCAAGTAGCTTCCGAGAACGAGGTAATCCATCTCCGTCCGCATGAAGCAGGTGTACGCGTCTTCCGGCGTGCAGACGATCGGCTCCCCCCGCACGTTGAACGATGTGTTGATCACGACGCCGCATCCGGTCTTTCGCCGAAACGTGTCGATCAGCTCGTGATAGCGGGGCGCGGTCTCCCGATCGACGGTCTGGATGCGCGCCGAGTAGTCGACGTGCGTGACCGCCGGGATCCCCGAGCGGGGCACGTTCAGCTTCGCGATCCCGAAAAGCTTCTCCTCCTCCGCCGTCATCGGGATTCGGATTTCCTCTCGCACCGGAGCGACGAGAAGCATGTAGGGGCTCTCGCGATCGAGGCCGAAGTAGTCGCCGACCCGCTCGAGGAGCACGCTCGGCGCGAACGGCCGGAACGATTCCCGGTACTTGATCTTGAGGTTCATCACCGACTGCATCGTCTGCGAGCGCGGATCGCCGAGAATCGAGCGTGCCCCGAGCGCGCGCGGCCCGAACTCCATCCTCCCCTGGAACCACCCGACCACTTTCTCCGACGCGAGAAGGTCCGCGACCGTCTCGAAGAGATCCCCGTCCGCGAGCCTCCGGGCCGGAGCCTTGTTCTCTTCGAGGAACGCGCGGATCTCCTCGTCCGAGAACTCGGGGCCGAGATACGAACCGCGCTGCGCATCGCGCCCGGCGTCGACCCTTCTCTCGTTGCCGAAGATCCGATGCCACGCGAAGAGCGCCGCGCCGAGCGCGCCCCCCGCGTCCCCCGCCGCCGGCTGGATCCAGATCCTCTCGAACGGCCCCTCGCGGAGGATCCTCCCGTTCGCGACGCAGTTCAGCGCGACGCCCCCCGCGAGGCAAAGGTTCTTCATCCCCGTCTCGCGATGCACGGTGCGCGCCATCCGCATCATGACTTCCTCCACCACCTCCTGCACCGAGCGCGCGAGATCCATCTCCCGCTGCGTCAGCTCCGCCTCCGGCTTCCGCGGCGGTCCGCCGAAAAGCTTCTCGAAACGCCGGTTCGTCATCGAGAGACCGGCGCAGTAGTTGAAATAGCAAAGGTTGAGCTTAAAAGAACCGTCCTCCTTGAGATCCATGAGATGCTCAAGGATCGCATCGACGTACTTCGGCTCGCCGTACGGGGCGAGGCCCATCACCTTGTACTCGCCCGAGTTCACCTTGAACCCCGTGAAGTACGTGAACGCCGAATAAAGAAGGCCGATCGAGTGCGGGAAATGGATCTCCTTCCGGATCTCGATCTCGTTCCCGCGCCCGATCCCGAAGCTCGTCGTCGTCCACTCCCCGACGCCGTCGATCGTGAGGAACGCCGCCTCCTCGAACGGCGACGGGTAGAACGCCGACGCGGCATGCGATTCGTGATGCTCGGTGAAGAGGATCTTCCCCTCGTATCCGAGCTCCTTCCGGATCAACTCCTTCATGAATAGCTTCTGCTTGAGCCACAGAGGAATCGACTTGATCAACGAGCGGAGGCCGAAGGGGGCGTACATGAGATAGGTCTCGATGATCCGCTCGAACTTGGTGAAGGGGCGGTCGTAGAAGACGACGAAATCCAGATCCTCCGCGCGAAGCCCCCCT includes:
- a CDS encoding HEAT repeat domain-containing protein — encoded protein: MRARVPLVVLMLCVAHVLLSVGCAKAAEGSGSLSDIPRLIERLGDANSGIRMSAARDLAELGSAAVPALAEALTDPDSLRRRGAIGAIGRIGPAASSALPALRAISLSSVPYEQGWALEAMGAIGKDAVPLLIELLDADDPLVRRLAAHALGAIGPEAANAIPALIRRWREEPEAIAKALRMIGQPAVPDLAHALSNDEARVREASASALAHSQVDIREAIPALIRALADPEKKVRADASYALGQTGDEGLPAIRSALEDSSASIRAGAARALGGFAGSPEEVLGPLRRALADSAATVRLGVLQAFTTLAISGADIRVAPEAIAASSDSDPEVRAFAAQELWRYCEEDDGVLGALEELLRDPEVAVRRGAIQSIRLCARTRPRESFPLMEQAARDSSWMVWGEAYHAIGMVTRSDDRALAFLIDRLRDENPFVRINAARGLARAGPGAAVAIPALLAATTDENEQVRSSSLEAIGKIGGDPERVLPVLLRSLEEEGSVGWEAARALAAYGPAAAEAVPTLVERIGGRESPDAYRSALIAIGPPAVPALTEMLTAGTAETRTGAAQVLARIGPPATAPAVPALILCLSNDDEPLRRMATEALRTIGPAAIEAVPTLVARFLHEQNPNARPTLMAALASIRPSDEALLPFFLSCIRDDDSGVSQQAAVALAAFGSRAVPALTELLRDDVDRVRMRACSALAGIGTEASPAVPRLIERLEDRDHSVRRNAAWALGAIGPAASSALPALTEALTDENLQVREGAAAAIERIHGTE
- a CDS encoding carbamoyltransferase; its protein translation is MASTNILGISAFYHDSAACLVRDGKILAAAQEERFSRKKHDFRFPSGAIAYCLREGGLRAEDLDFVVFYDRPFTKFERIIETYLMYAPFGLRSLIKSIPLWLKQKLFMKELIRKELGYEGKILFTEHHESHAASAFYPSPFEEAAFLTIDGVGEWTTTSFGIGRGNEIEIRKEIHFPHSIGLLYSAFTYFTGFKVNSGEYKVMGLAPYGEPKYVDAILEHLMDLKEDGSFKLNLCYFNYCAGLSMTNRRFEKLFGGPPRKPEAELTQREMDLARSVQEVVEEVMMRMARTVHRETGMKNLCLAGGVALNCVANGRILREGPFERIWIQPAAGDAGGALGAALFAWHRIFGNERRVDAGRDAQRGSYLGPEFSDEEIRAFLEENKAPARRLADGDLFETVADLLASEKVVGWFQGRMEFGPRALGARSILGDPRSQTMQSVMNLKIKYRESFRPFAPSVLLERVGDYFGLDRESPYMLLVAPVREEIRIPMTAEEEKLFGIAKLNVPRSGIPAVTHVDYSARIQTVDRETAPRYHELIDTFRRKTGCGVVINTSFNVRGEPIVCTPEDAYTCFMRTEMDYLVLGSYLLDKKEQKPLEEDKDWQREFELD